In Treponema denticola, one genomic interval encodes:
- a CDS encoding DNA-binding protein has protein sequence MIDGYYTTEEVCKRKNPPENRRNVTNWAEKNGVKYIGDGRRKIYLYTESDIEKFFNRRGKGRPRKDGK, from the coding sequence ATGATTGACGGATATTATACGACAGAAGAAGTTTGTAAAAGGAAAAATCCGCCTGAAAACAGGCGTAATGTTACGAATTGGGCTGAAAAGAACGGAGTAAAATATATTGGAGATGGAAGAAGAAAAATCTACCTTTATACAGAATCCGATATTGAAAAATTCTTTAATCGCCGTGGCAAAGGAAGGCCTAGAAAAGATGGCAAATGA
- a CDS encoding TrbI/VirB10 family protein, which translates to MSDENNIFDLDLMSQSQNENIEENDYSPIDNEPSVSPDSVLNGEDQHTVSNDDILESGDNEKQSEAQQIPSEEAKYEESKKNPDDVIKQKKKGALKLNRQLILTIVVSLFLALMLITFLSTGKKESKKDDEKIKSAGEAYMPDFEAMASSSYNSAVSNDTAPDVNAPSKFFESNEDALIASANSKMPDINEVGKAPVSPNQGGGSSQGYSRPDTRNNPIQKQIQGIKGLTPTGRQNQGLGQINQSYGNQEQGSNNPYSQFNLPSKEDFIKQMLASQGMQGGFLEGYGNDNDNAGKENFYRKNIGSTSQGEFLNSLSIWQGTIIPAVLITGINTDLPGNIIARVMQNIYSSLDGRFLLIPQGTLLFADYNSSISYAQNRIQVAWTYMIRPDGFAVQLGNMGGVDNQGFAGYKGRVNNHPWAFLKGMLLVSAISIADTDLNAAAKELQTDPYAKNIMERLQDPYKKITNKIIDRALDIQPTIIKNSGIGINILTNTNLFLPPVEIPEVTQKYIRH; encoded by the coding sequence ATGAGTGATGAAAATAATATTTTTGACTTGGATCTAATGAGTCAAAGTCAAAATGAAAACATTGAGGAAAATGATTATTCTCCTATTGATAATGAACCTTCGGTGAGTCCTGATTCTGTATTAAACGGTGAGGATCAGCATACCGTGTCAAATGATGATATTTTAGAAAGCGGAGATAATGAGAAGCAGAGTGAAGCTCAACAAATACCTTCAGAAGAAGCTAAATATGAAGAAAGCAAGAAAAATCCTGATGATGTTATAAAACAAAAGAAAAAAGGTGCTTTAAAATTAAATAGACAACTTATTTTAACCATTGTCGTTTCTTTATTTCTTGCTCTTATGCTGATTACTTTTTTAAGTACTGGTAAAAAAGAAAGTAAAAAAGATGATGAGAAAATAAAATCGGCAGGTGAGGCTTATATGCCGGATTTTGAAGCTATGGCTTCCTCATCGTATAATTCTGCCGTTTCAAACGATACGGCGCCTGATGTAAATGCTCCTTCAAAATTTTTTGAAAGTAATGAAGATGCTTTGATTGCCAGTGCTAACTCAAAAATGCCTGACATAAATGAGGTAGGTAAAGCCCCTGTTTCTCCAAATCAAGGAGGCGGTAGCAGTCAAGGTTATTCACGGCCTGATACAAGGAATAATCCTATCCAAAAACAAATTCAAGGTATTAAAGGTTTAACTCCAACAGGAAGGCAAAATCAGGGATTAGGGCAAATAAATCAATCATACGGTAATCAGGAACAAGGCTCCAATAATCCATATTCACAGTTTAATTTACCTTCCAAAGAGGATTTTATAAAACAAATGCTCGCCTCTCAAGGTATGCAGGGAGGCTTTTTAGAAGGATACGGTAACGATAATGATAATGCAGGAAAAGAAAATTTCTATAGAAAAAATATAGGCTCTACTTCACAAGGGGAATTCTTAAACTCATTATCGATATGGCAAGGCACTATTATTCCGGCAGTTTTAATTACGGGAATAAACACAGACTTACCCGGTAATATTATAGCTCGTGTTATGCAAAATATTTACTCATCTCTTGACGGCCGCTTTTTGCTTATTCCGCAAGGAACCTTGCTTTTTGCAGATTATAACTCTTCGATTTCTTATGCACAAAATAGAATTCAAGTTGCTTGGACATACATGATTCGCCCTGATGGTTTTGCCGTTCAACTTGGGAACATGGGAGGAGTCGATAATCAAGGTTTTGCAGGATATAAAGGACGAGTCAATAATCATCCATGGGCATTTTTAAAGGGAATGCTTTTGGTGTCGGCTATTTCAATTGCAGATACGGATTTAAATGCTGCGGCGAAAGAACTGCAAACCGATCCTTATGCAAAAAACATAATGGAAAGATTACAAGATCCTTATAAAAAAATAACCAATAAAATAATTGATAGAGCTTTGGATATCCAGCCTACAATTATTAAAAATTCGGGTATTGGCATAAATATTTTAACCAATACAAACCTATTTCTTCCGCCTGTCGAAATACCGGAAGTTACACAAAAATACATTAGACATTAA
- a CDS encoding TrbG/VirB9 family P-type conjugative transfer protein, producing the protein MKKIFKVIAILLIAMSFAGCTTTKDMEPFNELKTEALDGSVSLQEEEKKIEKEDEALMVEALQKQVDIEKTIVYVEKPVYRPIEDKTNELARKKLDGQEAVKEAMRSALKTPERYSSGKMFYDFDENFVYEIYCAPYRITDIELEPGEEILETPFVSEPEVWQVGAGVSKYKGLDVQHFFVKPSYSKLTTTMIIITNRRIYHILLKSFKDDYMAMVKWNYPIQMPYTIKSEMAHPDSKIKTVLEGISPEFLSFDYKMKYSPFKKPIWLPTRVYDDGRKTYIELDEKVLNTELPALFDQKNNIINYRVRKNILIVDSLITKVTLKLNKSKVIIEKKKSKLEATK; encoded by the coding sequence ATGAAAAAGATTTTTAAGGTAATTGCAATTTTATTAATTGCTATGAGTTTTGCAGGTTGTACTACAACCAAGGATATGGAGCCTTTTAATGAGCTTAAAACGGAAGCTTTAGACGGTTCTGTTTCCTTACAGGAAGAAGAAAAAAAGATTGAAAAAGAAGATGAGGCTTTAATGGTAGAAGCTCTTCAAAAACAGGTAGATATAGAAAAAACTATAGTCTATGTTGAAAAGCCTGTTTACCGTCCTATCGAAGATAAGACAAACGAATTGGCTCGAAAAAAGCTTGACGGCCAAGAAGCCGTAAAAGAAGCTATGAGATCGGCTTTAAAAACACCTGAAAGGTATTCATCAGGAAAAATGTTTTATGATTTTGATGAGAATTTTGTGTACGAAATATACTGTGCTCCATACCGTATAACCGACATCGAACTTGAGCCCGGAGAAGAAATCTTGGAAACTCCTTTTGTATCTGAACCGGAAGTATGGCAGGTTGGAGCGGGAGTTTCTAAATATAAAGGTCTTGATGTGCAGCATTTTTTTGTAAAGCCTTCATATTCCAAACTTACTACGACTATGATTATCATAACAAATAGAAGAATATATCATATTCTTTTAAAGAGCTTTAAAGATGATTATATGGCTATGGTAAAATGGAATTATCCGATTCAAATGCCTTATACAATTAAAAGCGAAATGGCTCATCCTGACTCAAAAATAAAAACCGTACTTGAAGGAATATCCCCCGAATTTCTTTCTTTCGATTATAAGATGAAATACTCGCCCTTTAAAAAACCTATATGGCTTCCTACCCGTGTCTATGATGATGGAAGGAAAACCTATATAGAGCTTGATGAAAAGGTTTTAAATACGGAGCTCCCGGCTCTTTTTGATCAAAAGAATAATATCATCAACTACAGAGTAAGAAAAAATATTCTTATCGTTGATTCTTTAATTACTAAAGTTACTTTGAAATTAAATAAATCAAAAGTGATTATTGAGAAAAAGAAATCGAAGCTTGAAGCAACAAAATGA
- a CDS encoding type IV secretion system protein, whose amino-acid sequence MMTYYKEEPPKELNPQFKEYDRIIGLQNKENKTWRIIALASLSFLFLSLLLLLYAIKLPKTIPMVITVSEYGEAKYVGNVSKMSYSNMKVPDIAIQYQIKRFVTNMNTITSDAQVMRQNIRDCYNMLSGDAGLKLSNILKNDNPFDKFGDIKQSILLESILQLSPQSYQVDYIQSKITMTGVVTDRTRYRGIISIALLEPPEDKKIENPLGIYISDFDFTKVNTLTQGDK is encoded by the coding sequence ATGATGACATATTATAAAGAAGAACCGCCAAAAGAACTCAATCCTCAATTTAAGGAGTATGATAGAATTATCGGTTTACAAAACAAGGAAAACAAAACTTGGAGGATTATAGCTTTAGCCTCTTTGTCTTTTCTTTTCCTTTCACTTCTTTTATTGCTTTATGCAATTAAATTACCTAAAACTATCCCTATGGTAATTACGGTTTCAGAGTATGGTGAAGCTAAGTATGTAGGAAATGTTTCAAAGATGTCATACTCGAATATGAAAGTTCCCGATATTGCAATTCAATATCAGATTAAAAGGTTTGTAACAAATATGAATACCATTACAAGCGATGCCCAAGTTATGAGGCAAAATATTCGTGATTGTTACAATATGCTTTCAGGAGATGCAGGCTTAAAATTAAGCAATATTTTAAAAAATGATAATCCTTTTGATAAGTTCGGAGACATAAAGCAAAGTATTTTGCTTGAATCCATTTTGCAGTTATCTCCACAAAGTTATCAGGTAGACTATATTCAGTCAAAAATAACCATGACTGGAGTAGTTACGGATAGAACTCGATACAGAGGGATTATCTCTATAGCATTACTTGAGCCGCCTGAAGATAAAAAGATAGAAAATCCATTGGGGATTTATATAAGCGATTTTGATTTTACAAAAGTAAATACTTTAACACAAGGAGATAAATAA
- a CDS encoding type IV secretion system protein, with amino-acid sequence MGGFTSYTWIDNALLDGMDYFSGVFFYFFNVANKLAVIVALAGIVINCIKLWFGAIAVRKMAISTILNFMLFLGAVGLYNIAVGTIAKTATIWGSEAGGGKAVVQQNLVALMEQCEHDLKVAKTIENMSPEQAQSYIAQRKLNITQKGLGSGRSEKKNSPFTDGIVDKNGPEEYMNNVNLYRTTEQNIAAAQANINALKAVLSPTKIKDKNGNLIDTYFLDVMIHDTKGGGTNFISPASFFKVSILLAKLLWQREANYLTVKVGQAQDEENKKWFNWKPSLIVAFQAMSFDDFGNIILTFICCIAIVFAAIFVLMQYCMAIFEYAIVTSICIAFIPFILANETKAIAKKILPVFWGLAIKLLILTICMWFALYQYIYLAAGQMGEDSAVDLGVFAYIMFTIILSFVVTQNGPQIAMTILTGQPQLSMGELVAAGATVAGGAAFAASAPGRIKQGVQKTAGAVGGAIGKGANMIGTGAGMIKEAKSAGAAARMEASEKGYSLQEQGAYGRKAVGAAIGGHMKNAGKNILHNLSHASATKDNRNGSQNRWSTFNNRFDGHEGKVPHTSFIKAKNADGTSQTLNEYISSMGKAGEAIGRGIVPDNKNVDPFPGFERPGLPPPNPGLPPPKPELPAPKE; translated from the coding sequence ATGGGCGGATTTACAAGTTATACATGGATAGATAATGCATTACTTGATGGAATGGATTATTTTTCAGGAGTATTTTTTTACTTTTTTAATGTAGCAAATAAACTTGCCGTTATTGTTGCTTTGGCCGGTATAGTAATCAATTGTATTAAGCTGTGGTTTGGAGCTATTGCAGTTAGAAAAATGGCTATTTCAACTATTTTAAATTTTATGCTTTTTTTGGGAGCCGTAGGTCTTTATAATATTGCAGTAGGGACTATTGCAAAAACTGCAACTATATGGGGTTCTGAGGCCGGAGGCGGTAAAGCTGTAGTCCAACAAAACTTAGTCGCATTAATGGAACAATGTGAACATGATTTAAAAGTTGCAAAAACGATAGAAAATATGAGCCCTGAACAAGCTCAAAGCTACATAGCCCAAAGAAAACTTAATATCACGCAAAAAGGTTTGGGATCAGGAAGATCCGAAAAGAAAAATTCCCCCTTTACTGACGGTATTGTAGATAAAAACGGGCCTGAAGAATATATGAATAACGTAAATTTATATAGGACAACCGAGCAAAATATTGCTGCAGCTCAAGCAAATATAAATGCTTTAAAAGCCGTTTTATCTCCTACAAAAATTAAGGACAAAAACGGGAATCTAATAGACACATATTTTCTTGATGTGATGATTCACGATACAAAAGGAGGCGGAACAAATTTTATAAGCCCTGCATCTTTTTTTAAGGTTTCTATTTTGCTTGCAAAATTACTTTGGCAAAGAGAAGCCAATTACTTAACTGTTAAAGTAGGTCAAGCTCAGGATGAAGAAAATAAAAAGTGGTTTAATTGGAAGCCTTCCCTTATTGTTGCATTTCAAGCAATGAGCTTTGATGACTTTGGGAATATTATCTTAACCTTTATATGCTGTATTGCAATAGTTTTTGCCGCAATTTTTGTTTTAATGCAGTATTGTATGGCTATTTTTGAATATGCAATCGTAACAAGTATTTGTATTGCTTTTATCCCTTTTATTCTGGCAAATGAAACAAAAGCTATTGCAAAAAAAATATTACCCGTGTTCTGGGGCTTGGCAATAAAACTATTAATTTTAACAATCTGCATGTGGTTTGCTCTTTATCAATATATTTATCTCGCTGCAGGACAGATGGGAGAAGATTCTGCCGTAGATTTAGGCGTCTTTGCTTATATTATGTTTACCATAATACTTTCATTTGTAGTTACACAAAACGGGCCTCAAATTGCAATGACAATTTTAACAGGTCAACCTCAACTATCTATGGGTGAATTAGTTGCGGCAGGGGCAACTGTTGCAGGAGGTGCAGCTTTTGCGGCTTCAGCCCCGGGACGCATAAAACAAGGAGTACAAAAAACTGCCGGTGCTGTAGGAGGAGCTATAGGAAAAGGCGCAAACATGATAGGTACCGGTGCAGGTATGATAAAAGAAGCTAAAAGTGCAGGAGCAGCTGCACGGATGGAAGCTTCAGAAAAAGGCTATTCTTTACAAGAACAAGGCGCCTATGGAAGAAAAGCTGTTGGAGCCGCCATAGGCGGACACATGAAAAATGCAGGTAAAAATATTTTACATAACCTTTCCCATGCTTCGGCTACCAAAGATAACAGAAACGGTAGTCAAAATAGATGGTCGACCTTTAATAACCGCTTTGACGGTCATGAAGGAAAAGTTCCCCATACTTCATTTATAAAGGCAAAAAATGCAGACGGAACAAGTCAGACATTAAATGAATACATATCAAGTATGGGTAAGGCTGGAGAAGCTATAGGAAGGGGTATAGTTCCTGATAATAAAAATGTAGATCCGTTCCCCGGTTTTGAAAGGCCCGGATTACCGCCTCCGAACCCCGGATTACCGCCTCCAAAACCGGAACTTCCGGCGCCTAAAGAGTAA
- a CDS encoding TraG/VirB4 family ATPase yields MLKKIKDFFKSEKYVEGLDLAPYKNTKNLLSGYCPWSCMVAEGVVLLKTGAIMRSFIFSCPDLGSSSAESINSVSWNFNNALKSLGTGWAVQFEVQRYKTKEYPGAIFDNEAAYIVDKCREANFKNYGEHFASSYYMTFTKELPSELKQKSSSFFFKREGEDENINTGAIRKEIDNFITVTTKIIGSLSSSLKVKSLNSAETVSYLHTSVSLKWYGMNFPNHFIFIDKMITDEDIENSIPLKLGKNYIPIITVKDFPMETYPAIFDSLNAAEIEYRWSTRFISLDKADAQKYIEKTVKRFYGSRKSAKQLVMEETMQVQSNLENQGAAAFQQDAQNAQEESLTDIFGFGFYASSLMVWDQDVDAAMDKARYLESIISSCGFASKIETQNSLKAYLSMQPGNLAANTRTFFVSTGNVSHIIPLSSIWEGMINNNHTKEVTGVNVPLLTCSTRYGTPFFLNLNVNDVGHAIILGPTGAGKSTLMNLVEIQMLKYLKSNVIIFDVDKSARGLTMAAGGIYVEPGGENNIAFQPLADLETNIDILWAAEFIECLLTVQNITVTPEMKLSINEALKLMKSLSVHERTLTSFNQYVNYVNPETQVNDIRVGISPYVLGGQYGNIFDADSTSMPLSKWTMIEMGSLMKLNDQAITPALMFLFKYVEKVWEGKKDEITLLVMDEFHVFLKNPIFVNQIGNWLMRLRKKNVWCLFATQNIASARKTEIAEILIQQCLTKIYLADETALTAGQKDGYRYFGLSDPEIAAIRHARMKHDYFYKSPLGARMFQLDLDKTQLSILASDHEFLDLLEQKYGKNCGKPLVKEILEHNNINYEKFINKHL; encoded by the coding sequence ATGTTAAAGAAAATTAAAGATTTTTTTAAATCTGAAAAATATGTCGAAGGTCTTGATTTAGCGCCTTATAAAAATACAAAAAATCTTTTATCAGGTTATTGTCCTTGGAGCTGTATGGTTGCGGAGGGAGTAGTTTTATTAAAAACAGGAGCCATTATGCGCTCCTTTATCTTCTCTTGTCCTGATTTAGGTTCTTCTTCTGCAGAGTCCATTAACTCAGTATCTTGGAATTTTAATAATGCACTTAAAAGTTTGGGTACGGGTTGGGCAGTTCAATTTGAAGTACAGCGATATAAAACAAAAGAATATCCGGGAGCAATTTTCGATAATGAAGCAGCTTATATAGTAGATAAATGCCGTGAAGCTAATTTTAAAAATTATGGAGAACACTTTGCTTCATCTTATTATATGACTTTCACCAAAGAACTTCCTTCAGAATTAAAACAGAAGTCATCATCTTTTTTCTTTAAAAGAGAAGGAGAAGATGAGAATATAAATACAGGTGCTATAAGGAAAGAAATAGATAACTTTATTACTGTTACAACAAAAATTATAGGAAGTTTATCATCTTCATTAAAAGTAAAATCTTTAAACTCGGCAGAAACCGTATCATATCTTCATACATCTGTTTCTTTAAAATGGTATGGAATGAATTTCCCAAATCATTTTATTTTTATTGACAAAATGATAACAGATGAAGATATAGAAAATTCCATTCCTTTAAAACTAGGAAAAAATTATATACCTATAATAACAGTCAAAGACTTTCCTATGGAAACATATCCTGCTATTTTTGATAGTCTTAATGCTGCAGAAATAGAATATAGATGGTCAACAAGATTTATTTCTTTAGATAAGGCTGATGCACAAAAATATATCGAAAAAACCGTAAAACGGTTTTATGGATCAAGAAAAAGTGCGAAGCAGCTTGTGATGGAAGAAACAATGCAGGTTCAATCTAATCTTGAAAATCAAGGAGCTGCAGCATTCCAACAAGATGCCCAAAACGCTCAAGAAGAATCTCTTACAGATATTTTCGGATTTGGCTTTTATGCTTCTTCTTTAATGGTCTGGGATCAAGATGTTGACGCTGCAATGGATAAAGCCCGCTATCTTGAAAGTATCATATCTTCTTGCGGTTTTGCTTCTAAAATAGAAACTCAAAATTCGTTAAAAGCTTATCTTTCAATGCAGCCGGGAAACTTGGCAGCAAATACAAGAACTTTTTTTGTATCTACCGGCAATGTATCTCATATTATTCCACTATCCTCAATATGGGAAGGAATGATAAATAATAACCACACAAAAGAAGTTACAGGAGTCAATGTTCCTCTTCTAACATGTTCTACAAGATATGGAACACCTTTTTTCCTAAATTTAAATGTAAATGATGTAGGACACGCTATCATTTTAGGTCCTACAGGAGCCGGAAAATCAACTTTAATGAATCTAGTTGAAATTCAAATGTTAAAGTATCTTAAAAGTAATGTAATAATATTCGATGTAGATAAGTCGGCACGAGGTCTTACAATGGCTGCAGGAGGTATTTATGTTGAGCCGGGAGGAGAGAACAATATTGCATTCCAACCTTTAGCCGATTTGGAAACAAATATTGATATATTATGGGCCGCAGAATTTATTGAATGTCTTTTGACAGTGCAAAATATCACAGTAACTCCTGAAATGAAACTTTCAATAAATGAAGCTTTAAAACTTATGAAGTCTTTAAGTGTTCATGAAAGGACTTTAACAAGTTTTAATCAATACGTAAATTACGTTAATCCTGAAACTCAAGTCAACGATATAAGAGTCGGAATAAGTCCTTATGTTTTAGGCGGCCAATACGGAAATATTTTTGATGCAGATTCAACTTCAATGCCTCTCTCAAAATGGACTATGATTGAAATGGGTTCTTTAATGAAATTAAACGATCAGGCAATAACGCCAGCCCTTATGTTTTTATTTAAGTATGTTGAAAAAGTATGGGAAGGTAAAAAAGATGAAATTACTCTTTTAGTTATGGATGAGTTTCATGTGTTCTTAAAAAATCCAATCTTTGTTAATCAAATCGGTAATTGGCTAATGCGCTTAAGAAAGAAAAACGTATGGTGTCTTTTTGCCACTCAAAATATTGCAAGTGCAAGAAAAACCGAAATAGCGGAAATTCTTATCCAGCAATGTCTAACTAAAATATATTTAGCCGATGAGACGGCTTTAACGGCAGGACAAAAAGACGGATATAGATACTTCGGATTAAGCGATCCTGAAATTGCTGCAATAAGACATGCGAGAATGAAGCATGATTATTTTTATAAAAGTCCTTTAGGGGCAAGAATGTTTCAACTGGACTTGGATAAAACACAGCTATCTATTCTTGCTTCTGATCATGAATTTTTAGATTTGCTTGAGCAAAAGTACGGTAAAAATTGCGGTAAACCTCTTGTAAAAGAGATTTTAGAACATAATAACATAAACTATGAAAAGTTTATAAATAAACATTTATAA
- a CDS encoding HU family DNA-binding protein, producing the protein MASKNKTDVITNISETTGLSCKQISEVLASFFEYIVKNNIQGNAVKINKFGTFYMQNFNYNKNQYDFTSKKNKKLIATKKSIQFKMSKHLKDSLNSNLDNKILLL; encoded by the coding sequence ATGGCTAGTAAAAATAAAACTGATGTAATCACAAATATTTCAGAGACAACAGGCCTATCATGTAAACAAATAAGTGAAGTTTTAGCCTCGTTTTTTGAATATATTGTTAAAAATAATATACAAGGTAATGCAGTCAAAATAAATAAATTCGGTACTTTTTATATGCAAAACTTTAATTATAATAAAAATCAATATGATTTTACGAGTAAAAAGAATAAAAAGCTCATAGCGACAAAAAAAAGCATTCAATTTAAAATGTCAAAACATTTAAAAGATAGTCTTAATAGCAATCTTGACAATAAGATTTTATTGTTATAA
- a CDS encoding VirB3 family type IV secretion system protein — protein sequence MNDNLTSITDFKIPVHRSLLQPDMLMGIGTNAAIMLLVVTILCMQIVGLWFIFISVGIYFVLRILCKSDPYLLEQLLDNILEQDMYHG from the coding sequence ATGAATGATAATTTAACCAGTATTACGGATTTTAAAATACCGGTTCATAGAAGTTTATTACAACCGGACATGTTGATGGGAATAGGCACTAATGCTGCAATAATGCTTCTTGTAGTAACTATACTATGTATGCAGATTGTAGGATTATGGTTTATTTTTATTTCTGTAGGTATATATTTTGTTTTGCGTATTTTATGTAAAAGCGATCCTTATCTTTTGGAACAGTTATTGGACAATATTTTAGAACAGGATATGTATCATGGCTAG
- a CDS encoding TrbC/VirB2 family protein, translated as MQKKKIVLILCMIFFVCVSAFAQKQGSIGKLDEWAQTLVNLLTATWLKAICIIALVGICIGMIVAGRNEPGLIKKFIPWLIGTIVLLSAADIVKYFFTGAEFTISLLTNQLKLFLG; from the coding sequence ATGCAAAAGAAAAAAATCGTTTTGATTTTATGTATGATCTTTTTTGTATGTGTTTCTGCCTTTGCACAAAAACAGGGCAGTATAGGTAAGCTAGACGAGTGGGCTCAAACCCTCGTCAATCTTCTTACAGCCACATGGCTTAAGGCAATCTGTATAATTGCTTTGGTCGGAATCTGTATAGGTATGATTGTTGCAGGGCGCAACGAGCCGGGGCTGATAAAAAAGTTCATCCCTTGGCTCATTGGCACGATTGTGCTATTGAGCGCCGCGGATATTGTAAAATATTTTTTCACGGGTGCAGAGTTTACCATCAGTCTTTTAACAAATCAACTGAAACTATTTTTGGGATAA
- a CDS encoding ATPase, T2SS/T4P/T4SS family: protein MDTEKQREERYQKNLLNDLKPLIPYIEQKDVTNIFVLSSGEVKVSALGKGSKYVDVNISVEQRMRIIFAIAAMSGIEINQKELPKLEGVIPLYNARFTAILPPWVQRPEFTIRRLPEQIYSLESYVESGRMSEEQYEKICRSIKNRQNIIIGGATGSGKTTFLNAVLKKMAEYTPEERFLIIEDTPELSCPYAKDVTYACGKSSEVIEIVRLAMRWSMERIIFGELRYGDVANELIKIWATGHTGNATTIHAGSAIEVFTRLNGLLREVILGELPQLSLSIQLCVHLIKGESGPKVNEVLDTSSSGIDEYTKLLKP, encoded by the coding sequence ATGGATACAGAAAAGCAAAGAGAGGAAAGGTATCAAAAAAATCTCTTAAACGATTTAAAACCTCTCATTCCTTATATAGAGCAAAAAGATGTAACAAATATTTTTGTTTTAAGTTCAGGAGAAGTAAAAGTATCAGCTTTAGGAAAGGGGTCAAAATATGTAGATGTTAATATTTCGGTAGAACAGCGAATGAGAATTATTTTTGCTATAGCTGCAATGTCAGGTATTGAAATAAATCAGAAGGAATTACCTAAACTTGAAGGAGTAATCCCTCTATACAATGCCCGTTTTACGGCTATTTTACCTCCATGGGTTCAACGTCCCGAATTTACAATAAGGCGGTTACCGGAACAAATATATTCTCTTGAAAGTTATGTTGAAAGTGGGAGGATGAGTGAAGAACAATATGAAAAAATATGTCGGTCTATAAAAAACCGACAAAATATAATTATAGGAGGTGCAACGGGTTCAGGAAAAACAACATTTTTAAATGCCGTTTTAAAAAAAATGGCAGAATACACTCCGGAGGAAAGATTTTTAATAATCGAAGATACTCCCGAGCTATCGTGTCCTTATGCTAAAGACGTAACCTATGCTTGCGGAAAATCCAGTGAAGTAATTGAGATAGTTCGATTGGCTATGAGATGGTCAATGGAAAGGATTATATTCGGGGAACTTAGATACGGAGATGTAGCTAATGAGCTTATCAAAATATGGGCTACGGGGCATACGGGAAATGCAACTACTATACATGCAGGAAGTGCTATAGAAGTCTTTACCCGATTAAACGGTCTACTGAGAGAAGTTATTCTTGGGGAGCTCCCTCAGTTGTCATTATCGATTCAACTTTGTGTTCATTTAATTAAGGGAGAATCAGGTCCAAAGGTAAATGAAGTTTTGGATACAAGTTCCTCAGGAATAGATGAGTACACAAAATTGTTAAAACCTTAA